One Oryza glaberrima chromosome 10, OglaRS2, whole genome shotgun sequence DNA segment encodes these proteins:
- the LOC127786326 gene encoding NADPH-dependent aldehyde reductase-like protein, chloroplastic gives MAAPAASALPLDGRVALVTGGSRGIGREVCAHLASLGARVVVNYASNSANADAFAADLNSRSAAALPRAVAVRADVSDPAAVRALFDRAEEAFGTPPHIVVACAGLLESKYPSLADTAVEDFDAMLAVNVRGTFLVCREAANRIPAFSGGRVVTFSSSILGTLLPGYAAYTATNGAVEAMTRIMAKEVAAKGVTANVVAPGPVRTELFMAGKDEAFVKKVEERSMGRIAETTDVAPVVAFLVSDAAAWVNGQVIRVNGGFA, from the coding sequence atggcggcgccagcaGCAAGCGCGCTCCCGCTCGACGGCCGCGTCGCGCTCGTCACCGGCGGCTCCCGCGGCATCGGCCGCGAGGTGTGCGCCCACCTCGCCTCCCTCGGCGCCCGCGTCGTCGTCAACTACGCCTCCAACTCCGCCAACGCCGACGCCTTCGCCGCCGACCTCAACtcccgctccgctgccgccctccCGCGCGCCGTGGCGGTGCGCGCCGACGTGTCCGacccggcggcggtgcgcgcgcTGTTCGACCGCGCGGAGGAGGCGTTCGGCACGCCGCCGCACATCGTGGTCGCCTGCGCGGGCCTCCTGGAGTCCAAGTACCCGTCGCTGGCCGACACCGCCGTGGAGGACTTCGACGCCATGCTCGCCGTGAACGTGCGCGGCACGTTCCTGGTGTGCCGCGAGGCGGCGAACCGCATCCCGGCGTTCTCGGGGGGCCGCGTCGTGACGTTCTCATCGTCCATCCTCGGCACGCTCCTCCCCGGGTACGCGGCGTACACGGCGACGaacggcgcggtggaggcgatGACGAGGATCATGgcgaaggaggtggcggcgaagggCGTGACGGCGAACGTGGTGGCGCCGGGGCCGGTGAGGACGGAGCTGTTCATGGCGGGGAAGGACGAGGCGTTCGTGaagaaggtggaggagaggtCGATGGGGCGGATCGCCGAGACGACGGACGTCGCGCCGGTGGTGGCGTTCCTCGTCAGCGACGCCGCGGCGTGGGTGAACGGCCAGGTCATCCGGGTCAATGGCGGCTTCGCGTGA
- the LOC127786325 gene encoding plant intracellular Ras-group-related LRR protein 8 yields MESSPPPPTITVQVKFGGRTIPVEVPAAATAADLKRLLQPLTNVLPRGQRLICKGKVLADAASLSSMQVVNGSKVMLMASQGLHQGDGPITKNSSVSAASTRKASNAKEAQTQKLDTNISKIRPERWKATGIIALSDSSLKAVPEEVWGCGSSIRVLDVSNNCIEAIPQEVAALKSLQKLILTANDIADGNISWEGLTCVQTLTVLSLSQNRLVTLPSSLGSMTHLRELRIANNRLENLPVEIGLLKHLEILIANNNRITSLPSSIGGCESLNEVDLSSNLLAELPEAFGNLRHLKALSVRNNGLTSLPSAFFMKCSQLITLDLHGTEITNDVLRQVDGWEEFDERRRKKHQKQLDFRVGSSGVFDEGADDDYRRL; encoded by the exons ATggagagctcgccgccgccgccgaccatcACCGTCCAGGTCAAGTTCGGCGGCCGCACGATCCCGGTGGAggtcccggccgccgccaccgccgccgacctgaAGCGCCTCCTCCAGCCGCTCACCAACGTCCTCCCCCGCGGCCAGAGGCTCATCTGCAAAG GAAAAGTTCTGGCGGATGCCGCAAGCCTGAGCTCGATGCAGGTGGTGAACGGATCCAAGGTCATGCTCATGGCCTCGCAGGGGCTCCATCAAGGG GACGGCCCCATCACTAAGAATAGCAGTGTGTCAGCAGCAAGCACAAGAAAAGCCTCAAATGCGAAGGAAGCTCAAACACAAAAATTGGATACAAATATCAGTAAAATCCGACCAGAACGTTGGAAAGCAACTGGTATTATTGCATTGTCTGATTCCAGCTTGAAG GCAGTGCCTGAAGAAGTATGGGGTTGTGGTTCTTCCATTAGAGTACTGGATGTCAGTAACAACTGTATTGAAGCAATTCCACAGGAAGTTGCTGCTCTGAAATCTTTACAG AAATTGATTCTGACTGCTAATGATATAGCTGATGGGAACATTTCCTGGGAAGGCCTaacatgtgttcaaacgttaACCGTTTTGTCTTTAAGCCAAAATCG GCTGGTCACTTTACCTTCAAGTTTGGGCTCAATGACTCATTTACGTGAACTTCGTATTGCAAATAACAGGCTTGAGAACTTACCTGTTGAAATAGGGTTACTGAAGCATCTTGAGATTCTGATAGCAAATAATAATAG GATAACTTCATTGCCTTCATCTATAGGTGGTTGTGAATCTCTCAATGAG GTTGATTTGTCATCAAATCTTTTGGCTGAATTACCAGAGGCTTTTGGAAACCTTCGACATCTCAAG GCTTTGAGTGTACGGAACAACGGTCTTACATCCCTACCTTCAGCTTTCTTCATGAAGTGCTCACAGCTCATTACACTTGATCTCCATGGCACTGAAATCACAAACGACGTTCTTCGGCAG GTGGACGGTTGGGAGGAGTTTGACGAACGTCGAAGGAAGAAGCATCAAAAGCAGCTCGATTTCCGGGTGGGATCATCAGGTGTGTTCGATGAAGGTGCGGATGACGATTACAGGCGTTTATAA
- the LOC127786324 gene encoding uncharacterized protein LOC127786324: MLGRAGALSAARWRGGAGTGIGIDLRAALRSGGNLLFALFVAAVLAFTLLAAVHSPDDPLLHPSSHQLTAFLTSATSNSTFLADDSVLRTGEDFAAAIGANSSDAAAAAEATVVAEAVPFIKLEDVATTKEESSGAGAEQAVTVDTDASSDAGAAAATEENPIVEAVSCDTEAPVDCTGDKDLFNLLMRTAIEKFSDLHFYRFGRPVSVPGSPMECDLAWRFRPAEDTNGRTTYYKDYRRFTLTRDVNTCNLVVGNVGEYHSGMGAKRSGRRKGKKGKKGKREAPVTDFVPAKTQMRLDENAANADTTAASEPELVVGEAVNDNLPVVESESEFSRRKYLIYMGGGERCKSMNHYVWGFLCALGEAQYLNRTLVMDLNVCLNSRYTSSGKDEERDFRLYFDFEHLKQSASVIDQSQFWTDWGKWHKKDRLKNHYTEDIKVTPMQLRDVKDTLIMRKFGNVEPDNYWSRVCEGETEAVIKRPWYLLWKSRRLMEIVSAISSRMDWDFDSVHVVRGEKAQNKQLWPNLDRDTSPDSLLTTLNDKVGAGRHLYIATNEPDKSFFDPMKGKYRTHFLDDFKDLWDENSEWYTETKELSNGNAVEFDGYMRVAVDTEVFLRGKRKLETFSDLTRDCKNGVNTCTASS; this comes from the coding sequence ATGCTGGGCCGGGCGGGGGCGCtgtcggcggcgcggtggcgcggcggcgccggtacCGGGATCGGGATCGacctccgcgccgcgctgcgGTCGGGTGGCAACCTCCTCTTCGCGCTCTTCGTGGCGGCCGTCCTCGCCTtcaccctcctcgccgcggtCCACAGCCCCGACGACCCGCTCCTCCACCCCTCGTCGCACCAGCTCACCGCGTTCCTCACCTCCGCCACCTCCAACTCCACCTTCCTCGCCGACGACTCCGTCCTCCGCACCGGCGAggacttcgccgccgccatcggcgcCAACTCctccgatgccgccgccgccgcggaggccaccgtcgtcgccgaggcCGTCCCGTTCATCAAGCTCGAGGACGTCGCGACCACCAAGGAGGAGTcgtcgggggcgggggcggagcAGGCCGTCACCGTTGACACCGACGCCAGCTCGgacgcgggcgccgcggcggcgaccgaggAGAACCCCATCGTCGAGGCGGTCTCCTGCGACACGGAGGCGCCGGTGGACTGCACGGGGGACAAGGATCTCTTCAACCTGCTCATGCGCACGGCGATCGAGAAGTTCTCCGACCTCCACTTCTACCGCTTCGGCCGCCCCGTCTCCGTGCCGGGGAGCCCCATGGAGTGCGACCTCGCATGGCGCTTCCGCCCCGCCGAGGATACCAACGGCCGTACCACCTACTACAAGGACTACCGCCGCTTCACGCTCACCCGCGACGTCAACACCTGCAACCTCGTCGTCGGCAATGTGGGCGAGTACCACTCCGGCATGGGCGCCAAGCGCAGCGGGCGCCGCAAGGgcaagaaggggaagaagggcaAGCGCGAGGCGCCGGTAACCGACTTTGTGCCGGCCAAGACGCAGATGAGGCTCGATGAGAACGCTGCCAATGCAGACACCACGGCCGCATCCGAGCCGGAGCTAGTTGTTGGTGAAGCTGTCAATGACAATTTACCGGTGGTTGAATCTGAGTCTGAGTTCAGCCGCAGAAAGTATCTCATCTACATGGGTGGTGGCGAGAGATGCAAGAGCATGAACCACTACGTTTGGGGGTTCTTGTGTGCGCTTGGTGAGGCACAGTACTTGAACCGGACGCTTGTTATGGACCTCAATGTCTGCCTCAATTCACGGTATACTTCAAGTGGCAAGGATGAAGAGAGAGATTTTAGGCTCTACTTTGATTTTGAGCACTTGAAGCAATCAGCATCGGTGATTGACCAGAGCCAGTTCTGGACAGATTGGGGGAAGTGGCACAAGAAGGATAGGCTGAAGAATCACTACACTGAAGACATCAAGGTGACCCCGATGCAACTTCGTGACGTCAAGGACACACTGATCATGAGGAAGTTTGGGAATGTTGAGCCTGATAACTACTGGTCTCGTGTATGTGAGGGTGAGACGGAGGCAGTGATCAAGCGCCCATGGTATTTATTGTGGAAATCGCGTCGATTGATGGAGATCGTGTCTGCCATTTCCTCCCGGATGGATTGGGACTTTGACTCAGTCCATGTTGTGAGGGGGGAGAAAGCCCAGAACAAACAGTTGTGGCCAAATCTTGATAGAGATACTTCTCCAGATAGTCTCCTTACGACACTTAATGATAAGGTCGGTGCTGGCCGGCATTTGTACATTGCAACCAATGAGCCCGATAAATCATTCTTTGACCCAATGAAGGGTAAGTATCGAACACACTTCCTGGATGACTTCAAGGATTTATGGGATGAGAACAGCGAGTGGTACACTGAAACAAAGGAGCTGAGCAATGGTAATGCTGTTGAATTCGATGGATACATGAGGGTTGCAGTTGACACTGAGGTGTTCCTTCGGGGGAAGAGGAAATTGGAGACATTCAGTGATCTTACTCGTGATTGCAAGAATGGTGTCAATACATGCACTGCTTCCTCCTGA